A window of Citrus sinensis cultivar Valencia sweet orange chromosome 7, DVS_A1.0, whole genome shotgun sequence contains these coding sequences:
- the LOC102625002 gene encoding pleiotropic drug resistance protein 1-like isoform X1, which yields METGDIYRASTSLRRSASGWRSTSGGAFSRSSRREEEEEALKWAALEKLPTYNRLKKGILSTSSGHANEIDVDDLGLQERQRLINKLVKVADVDNEKFLLKLKNRIDRVGISLPTVEVRFEHLNVETEAYVGSRALPTFFNYCVNTIEGLLNSLNILASKKKHLTIIKDVSGIVRPGRMTLLLGPPGSGKTTLMLALAGKLDSSLKASGRVTYNGHDLHEFVPQRTAAYISQHDIHIGEMTVRETLAFSARCQGFGSRYDMLVELSRREKAAKIIPDADIDVFMKAVVREGQEANVITDYILKVLDLDVCADTVVGDEMLRGISGGQRKRVTTGEMLVGPAHVLFMDEISTGLDSSTTFHIVNSLGQFNHILNGTALISLLQPAPEVYNLFDDIILVSDGQIVYLGPLEHVEQFFISMGFKCPKRKGIADFLQEVTSRKDQEQYWVRNDEPYRFVTVKEFVHAFQSFHVGRKLGDELGIPFDKKNSHPAALTTRKYGVGKKELLKACFSREHLLMKRNSFVYIFRLTQVMFLAVIGMTIFLRTKMHRDSLTDGVIYTGALFFILTTITFNGMAEISMTIAKLPVFYKQRDLRFYPSWAYALPAWILKIPISIVEVSVWVFMTYYVIGFDSNAGRFFKQYLLLLIVNQMSSAMFRLIAAVGRSMVVANTFGSLVLLLLFVLGGFVLSRDDIKKWWKWGYWCSPLMYAQNAIVVNEFLGNSWKKIFPNKTKPLGIEVLDSRGFFTDAYWYWLGVGALTGFIILFQFGFTLALSFLNPFGTSKAFISEESQSTEHDSRTGGTVQLSTCASSSSHITRSESRDYVRRRNSSSQSRETTIETDQPKNRGMVLPFEPFSLTFDEITYSVDMPQEMKRRGVHDDKLVLLNGVSGAFRPGVLTALMGVTGSGKTTLMDVLAGRKTRGYITGNITISGYPKNQETFTRISGYCEQNDIHSPYVTVYESLLYSAWLRLSSEVNSKTREMFVEEVMELVELNPLRQALVGLPGVNGLSTEQRKRLTIAVELVANPSIIFMDEPTSGLDARAAAVVMRTVRNTVDTGRTVVCTIHQPSIDIFEAFDALFLLKRGGQEIYVGPLGHHSSHLIKYFEGIPGVSKIRDGYNPATWMLEVTAPSQEIALGVDFAAIYKSSELYRINKALIQELSKPAPGSKELYFANQYPLSFFTQCMACLWKQHWSYSRNPHYTAVRFLFTIFISLIFGTMFWDMGTKTTKQQDLFNTMGFMYVAVYFLGVLNVSSVQPVVDLERSVFYREKGAGMYSPMAYAFAQVLIEIPYIFVQAAPYSLIVYAMIGFEWTAAKFFWFLFFMFFSLLYFTFFGMMLVAWTPNHHIASIVSTLFYGLWNIFSGFIIPRTRIPVWWRWYYWANPIAWTLYGFFASQFGDVQDRLESGETVKQFLRSYYGFKHDFLGAVAAVVFVLPSLFAFIFALGIRVLNFQKR from the exons ATGGAGACTGGTGATATTTACAGGGCAAGTACTAGCTTACGTAGAAGCGCTTCTGGATGGAGAAGCACGTCTGGGGGTGCATTTTCTAGGTCTTCAAGAAGagaagaggaggaggaggcTCTAAAATGGGCTGCTCTTGAGAAATTGCCTACTTATAATCGATTGAAGAAAGGAATACTGAGCACTTCCAGCGGACATGCTAACGAAATTGATGTGGACGATCTCGGACTGCAGGAAAGGCAGAGGTTGATTAATAAGTTGGTCAAAGTCGCAGATGTTGATAATGAGAAGTTCTTGCTGAAGCTCAAGAATCGCATTGATAG AGTTGGAATTAGCCTTCCCACAGTTGAAGTTCGATTTGAGCATTTAAATGTTGAAACAGAAGCATATGTAGGAAGTAGAGCCTTGCCAACATTCTTTAACTACTGTGTCAACACGATCGAG GGTTTGTTGAACTCTCTGAATATCCTTGCTAGTAAAAAGAAACACTTGACAATTATCAAGGATGTCAGTGGAATCGTAAGGCCAGGCCG AATGACATTGCTTTTGGGTCCTCCAGGTTCTGGAAAGACCACACTTATGTTGGCTTTGGCAGGGAAGCTTGATTCTAGTCTAAAG GCTTCTGGGAGGGTGACATACAATGGCCATGACTTGCATGAATTTGTACCTCAAAGAACAGCTGCTTATATCAGTCAACATGATATTCATATAGGAGAAATGACCGTGAGGGAAACCTTGGCTTTCTCTGCTAGATGCCAGGGGTTTGGATCCCGCTACG ACATGTTAGTTGAGTTGTCCAGAAGAGAGAAAGCAGCAAAAATTATTCCTGATGCTGATATTGATGTCTTCATGAAG GCTGTGGTAAGAGAGGGCCAAGAAGCAAATGTGATCACAGATTATATTTTAAAG GTTCTCGACTTGGATGTCTGTGCTGATACTGTAGTAGGGGATGAAATGTTAAGAGGCATATCAGGAGGACAAAGAAAGCGTGTTACAACAG GTGAAATGCTGGTTGGACCAGCACATGTACTTTTCATGGATGAGATATCTACCGGTTTAGACAGCTCAACAACTTTTCATATTGTGAATTCTCTCGGGCAGTTCAATCACATCCTTAATGGAACAGCTCTTATCTCTCTCCTGCAACCAGCACCGGAGGTTTATAATCTATTTGATGACATTATCCTAGTATCTGATGGGCAGATTGTGTATCTGGGTCCCCTTGAACATGTGGAACAGTTTTTTATATCCATGGGATTTAAATgtccaaaaagaaaaggcattgCGGACTTCTTGCAAGAA GTTACATCGAGGAAAGATCAGGAGCAGTATTGGGTGCGTAACGATGAACCCTACAGGTTTGTCACGGTCAAGGAATTTGTTCATGCATTCCAATCATTCCATGTGGGACGGAAACTTGGTGATGAGCTTGGAATTCCATTTGACAAGAAGAACAGCCATCCAGCTGCTTTGACTACTAGAAAGTATGGTGTTGGCAAGAAAGAACTGTTGAAAGCTTGCTTCTCAAGAGAACATTTGCTGATGAAGAGGAACTCTTTTGTGTACATCTTCAGGCTCACTCAA GTCATGTTCTTAGCAGTGATTGGTATGACAATCTTCTTAAGAACGAAGATGCACCGAGATTCATTAACTGATGGTGTAATTTACACTGGTGCCTTGTTCTTTATTCTTACAACAATCACATTCAATGGAATGGCTGAGATTTCTATGACCATAGCAAAGCTTCCTGTTTTCTATAAGCAAAGAGACCTCCGATTCTATCCTTCATGGGCATACGCTCTTCCCGCATGGATCCTCAAGATCCCCATCTCAATTGTAGAGGTTTCTGTTTGGGTATTTATGACCTATTATGTAATTGGTTTTGATTCCAATGCTGGAAG GTTTTTCAAGCAGTACTTGTTGCTCTTGATTGTCAACCAGATGTCCTCTGCAATGTTCCGATTAATTGCAGCAGTAGGCAGGAGCATGGTTGTTGCTAATACATTTGGTTCACTTGTATTGCTCCTACTTTTTGTACTAGGTGGATTTGTCCTTTCACGAG ATGAcataaaaaaatggtggaaatGGGGTTACTGGTGTTCGCCTTTGATGTATGCCCAGAACGCAATAGTGGTTAATGAATTCCTTGGTAACAGTTGGAAAAAG ATTTTTCcaaacaaaaccaaaccaCTCGGAATTGAAGTTTTGGATTCTCGTGGGTTCTTCACTGATGCTTATTGGTATTGGCTGGGAGTAGGGGCTCTGACTGGTTTTATTATACTGTTCCAATTCGGTTTCACTCTGGCTCTAAGTTTTCTCAACC CATTTGGTACGAGTAAGGCTTTTATATCAGAGGAATCTCAGAGTACTGAGCATGATAGCAGAACTGGGGGAACAGTTCAGTTATCAACCTGTGCAAGTAGCTCAAGTCACATAACTCGCTCAG AGAGTAGGGATTACGTTAGGAGGAGGAACTCCTCTTCCCAGTCCCGGGAAACAACCATCGAGACCGACCAACCAAAGAATAGAGGAATGGTTCTTCCATTTGAACCGTTTTCCCTTACTTTTGATGAAATTACATACTCTGTTGATATGCCACAG GAAATGAAACGTCGAGGTGTTCATGACGACAAATTGGTACTTCTAAATGGTGTAAGCGGTGCTTTCAGGCCTGGTGTTCTCACAGCTCTGATGGGTGTAACTGGTTCTGGTAAAACCACACTGATGGATGTGTTGGCTGGTAGGAAAACTAGGGGATATATTACTGGGAACATTACAATATCTGGGTACCCAAAGAACCAAGAGACATTCACTCGCATTTCTGGATATTGTGAGCAAAATGACATCCACTCTCCTTATGTTACTGTATACGAGTCCTTGCTCTACTCGGCCTGGCTTCGTCTATCCTCTGAAGTAAATTCCAAAACTAGAGAG ATGTTTGTTGAGGAAGTCATGGAACTTGTGGAGCTGAACCCTTTGAGACAAGCACTGGTGGGTTTGCCAGGTGTAAATGGTCTATCAACGGAGCAGCGTAAGAGGCTTACTATTGCAGTTGAGCTCGTGGCAAATCCCTCCATCATATTTATGGACGAGCCAACATCTGGGTTAGATGCAAGAGCTGCTGCAGTTGTTATGAGAACTGTTAGGAACACAGTGGACACTGGAAGAACGGTGGTATGCACAATCCATCAGCCAAGCATTGACATATTTGAAGCTTTTGATGCG CTGTTCCTTCTGAAGCGAGGGggacaagaaatatatgttggGCCATTGGGTCACCATTCTAGCCATCTTATCAAGTATTTTGAA gGAATTCCAGGGGTTAGTAAAATTAGAGATGGTTATAATCCAGCAACTTGGATGTTGGAAGTTACTGCTCCATCACAAGAAATAGCTTTGGGAGTTGATTTTGCTGCCATTTACAAAAGTTCAGAACTCTACAG GATAAACAAAGCACTCATTCAAGAATTAAGCAAGCCTGCACCGGGTTCTAAGGAACTCTATTTTGCTAATCAGTACCCACTGTCATTTTTCACTCAGTGTATGGCTTGCTTGTGGAAACAACACTGGTCATACTCGCGAAATCCACACTACACTGCTGTTAGATTCCTTTTTACGATCTTCATATCTTTGATATTTGGGACAATGTTCTGGGATATGGGCACTAAAAC GACAAAGCAACAAGATCTGTTTAATACAATGGGCTTCATGTATGTTGCCGTTTACTTCCTTGGTGTCCTAAATGTTTCGTCAGTGCAGCCAGTAGTAGATCTTGAAAGATCAGTCTTCTACAGAGAAAAAGGTGCCGGAATGTATTCACCCATGGCATATGCCTTTGCACAA GTTTTAATTGAGATCCCTTATATATTTGTTCAAGCTGCACCATATAGTCTTATAGTCTATGCAATGATTGGATTCGAATGGACTGCCGCGAAAttcttttggtttttattCTTCATGTTCTTCAGCTTGTTGTACTTCACATTCTTTGGCATGATGCTTGTGGCTTGGACGCCAAACCACCACATTGCTAGCATTGTATCAACTTTATTTTACGGATTATGGAACATCTTTTCAGGGTTCATTATCCCCAGAACA AGGATTCCTGTATGGTGGAGATGGTACTACTGGGCAAACCCTATAGCTTGGACATTGTATGGATTTTTTGCATCACAGTTTGGAGATGTACAAGATAGGCTTGAGTCAGGTGAAACAGTGAAACAGTTTTTGAGAAGTTATTATGGCTTCAAACATGATTTTCTAGGAGCTGTTGCAGCTGTTGTTTTTGTATTGCCATCGCTTTTTGCTTTTATCTTTGCTTTAGGAATTAGGGTGCTTAACTTCCAAAAGCgatag
- the LOC102625002 gene encoding pleiotropic drug resistance protein 1-like isoform X2 has product METGDIYRASTSLRRSASGWRSTSGGAFSRSSRREEEEEALKWAALEKLPTYNRLKKGILSTSSGHANEIDVDDLGLQERQRLINKLVKVADVDNEKFLLKLKNRIDRVGISLPTVEVRFEHLNVETEAYVGSRALPTFFNYCVNTIEGLLNSLNILASKKKHLTIIKDVSGIVRPGRMTLLLGPPGSGKTTLMLALAGKLDSSLKASGRVTYNGHDLHEFVPQRTAAYISQHDIHIGEMTVRETLAFSARCQGFGSRYDMLVELSRREKAAKIIPDADIDVFMKAVVREGQEANVITDYILKVLDLDVCADTVVGDEMLRGISGGQRKRVTTGEMLVGPAHVLFMDEISTGLDSSTTFHIVNSLGQFNHILNGTALISLLQPAPEVYNLFDDIILVSDGQIVYLGPLEHVEQFFISMGFKCPKRKGIADFLQEVTSRKDQEQYWVRNDEPYRFVTVKEFVHAFQSFHVGRKLGDELGIPFDKKNSHPAALTTRKYGVGKKELLKACFSREHLLMKRNSFVYIFRLTQVMFLAVIGMTIFLRTKMHRDSLTDGVIYTGALFFILTTITFNGMAEISMTIAKLPVFYKQRDLRFYPSWAYALPAWILKIPISIVEVSVWVFMTYYVIGFDSNAGRFFKQYLLLLIVNQMSSAMFRLIAAVGRSMVVANTFGSLVLLLLFVLGGFVLSRDDIKKWWKWGYWCSPLMYAQNAIVVNEFLGNSWKKIFPNKTKPLGIEVLDSRGFFTDAYWYWLGVGALTGFIILFQFGFTLALSFLNPFGTSKAFISEESQSTEHDSRTGGTVQLSTCASSSSHITRSESRDYVRRRNSSSQSRETTIETDQPKNRGMVLPFEPFSLTFDEITYSVDMPQEMKRRGVHDDKLVLLNGVSGAFRPGVLTALMGVTGSGKTTLMDVLAGRKTRGYITGNITISGYPKNQETFTRISGYCEQNDIHSPYVTVYESLLYSAWLRLSSEVNSKTREMFVEEVMELVELNPLRQALVGLPGVNGLSTEQRKRLTIAVELVANPSIIFMDEPTSGLDARAAAVVMRTVRNTVDTGRTVVCTIHQPSIDIFEAFDALFLLKRGGQEIYVGPLGHHSSHLIKYFEGIPGVSKIRDGYNPATWMLEVTAPSQEIALGVDFAAIYKSSELYRTKQQDLFNTMGFMYVAVYFLGVLNVSSVQPVVDLERSVFYREKGAGMYSPMAYAFAQVLIEIPYIFVQAAPYSLIVYAMIGFEWTAAKFFWFLFFMFFSLLYFTFFGMMLVAWTPNHHIASIVSTLFYGLWNIFSGFIIPRTRIPVWWRWYYWANPIAWTLYGFFASQFGDVQDRLESGETVKQFLRSYYGFKHDFLGAVAAVVFVLPSLFAFIFALGIRVLNFQKR; this is encoded by the exons ATGGAGACTGGTGATATTTACAGGGCAAGTACTAGCTTACGTAGAAGCGCTTCTGGATGGAGAAGCACGTCTGGGGGTGCATTTTCTAGGTCTTCAAGAAGagaagaggaggaggaggcTCTAAAATGGGCTGCTCTTGAGAAATTGCCTACTTATAATCGATTGAAGAAAGGAATACTGAGCACTTCCAGCGGACATGCTAACGAAATTGATGTGGACGATCTCGGACTGCAGGAAAGGCAGAGGTTGATTAATAAGTTGGTCAAAGTCGCAGATGTTGATAATGAGAAGTTCTTGCTGAAGCTCAAGAATCGCATTGATAG AGTTGGAATTAGCCTTCCCACAGTTGAAGTTCGATTTGAGCATTTAAATGTTGAAACAGAAGCATATGTAGGAAGTAGAGCCTTGCCAACATTCTTTAACTACTGTGTCAACACGATCGAG GGTTTGTTGAACTCTCTGAATATCCTTGCTAGTAAAAAGAAACACTTGACAATTATCAAGGATGTCAGTGGAATCGTAAGGCCAGGCCG AATGACATTGCTTTTGGGTCCTCCAGGTTCTGGAAAGACCACACTTATGTTGGCTTTGGCAGGGAAGCTTGATTCTAGTCTAAAG GCTTCTGGGAGGGTGACATACAATGGCCATGACTTGCATGAATTTGTACCTCAAAGAACAGCTGCTTATATCAGTCAACATGATATTCATATAGGAGAAATGACCGTGAGGGAAACCTTGGCTTTCTCTGCTAGATGCCAGGGGTTTGGATCCCGCTACG ACATGTTAGTTGAGTTGTCCAGAAGAGAGAAAGCAGCAAAAATTATTCCTGATGCTGATATTGATGTCTTCATGAAG GCTGTGGTAAGAGAGGGCCAAGAAGCAAATGTGATCACAGATTATATTTTAAAG GTTCTCGACTTGGATGTCTGTGCTGATACTGTAGTAGGGGATGAAATGTTAAGAGGCATATCAGGAGGACAAAGAAAGCGTGTTACAACAG GTGAAATGCTGGTTGGACCAGCACATGTACTTTTCATGGATGAGATATCTACCGGTTTAGACAGCTCAACAACTTTTCATATTGTGAATTCTCTCGGGCAGTTCAATCACATCCTTAATGGAACAGCTCTTATCTCTCTCCTGCAACCAGCACCGGAGGTTTATAATCTATTTGATGACATTATCCTAGTATCTGATGGGCAGATTGTGTATCTGGGTCCCCTTGAACATGTGGAACAGTTTTTTATATCCATGGGATTTAAATgtccaaaaagaaaaggcattgCGGACTTCTTGCAAGAA GTTACATCGAGGAAAGATCAGGAGCAGTATTGGGTGCGTAACGATGAACCCTACAGGTTTGTCACGGTCAAGGAATTTGTTCATGCATTCCAATCATTCCATGTGGGACGGAAACTTGGTGATGAGCTTGGAATTCCATTTGACAAGAAGAACAGCCATCCAGCTGCTTTGACTACTAGAAAGTATGGTGTTGGCAAGAAAGAACTGTTGAAAGCTTGCTTCTCAAGAGAACATTTGCTGATGAAGAGGAACTCTTTTGTGTACATCTTCAGGCTCACTCAA GTCATGTTCTTAGCAGTGATTGGTATGACAATCTTCTTAAGAACGAAGATGCACCGAGATTCATTAACTGATGGTGTAATTTACACTGGTGCCTTGTTCTTTATTCTTACAACAATCACATTCAATGGAATGGCTGAGATTTCTATGACCATAGCAAAGCTTCCTGTTTTCTATAAGCAAAGAGACCTCCGATTCTATCCTTCATGGGCATACGCTCTTCCCGCATGGATCCTCAAGATCCCCATCTCAATTGTAGAGGTTTCTGTTTGGGTATTTATGACCTATTATGTAATTGGTTTTGATTCCAATGCTGGAAG GTTTTTCAAGCAGTACTTGTTGCTCTTGATTGTCAACCAGATGTCCTCTGCAATGTTCCGATTAATTGCAGCAGTAGGCAGGAGCATGGTTGTTGCTAATACATTTGGTTCACTTGTATTGCTCCTACTTTTTGTACTAGGTGGATTTGTCCTTTCACGAG ATGAcataaaaaaatggtggaaatGGGGTTACTGGTGTTCGCCTTTGATGTATGCCCAGAACGCAATAGTGGTTAATGAATTCCTTGGTAACAGTTGGAAAAAG ATTTTTCcaaacaaaaccaaaccaCTCGGAATTGAAGTTTTGGATTCTCGTGGGTTCTTCACTGATGCTTATTGGTATTGGCTGGGAGTAGGGGCTCTGACTGGTTTTATTATACTGTTCCAATTCGGTTTCACTCTGGCTCTAAGTTTTCTCAACC CATTTGGTACGAGTAAGGCTTTTATATCAGAGGAATCTCAGAGTACTGAGCATGATAGCAGAACTGGGGGAACAGTTCAGTTATCAACCTGTGCAAGTAGCTCAAGTCACATAACTCGCTCAG AGAGTAGGGATTACGTTAGGAGGAGGAACTCCTCTTCCCAGTCCCGGGAAACAACCATCGAGACCGACCAACCAAAGAATAGAGGAATGGTTCTTCCATTTGAACCGTTTTCCCTTACTTTTGATGAAATTACATACTCTGTTGATATGCCACAG GAAATGAAACGTCGAGGTGTTCATGACGACAAATTGGTACTTCTAAATGGTGTAAGCGGTGCTTTCAGGCCTGGTGTTCTCACAGCTCTGATGGGTGTAACTGGTTCTGGTAAAACCACACTGATGGATGTGTTGGCTGGTAGGAAAACTAGGGGATATATTACTGGGAACATTACAATATCTGGGTACCCAAAGAACCAAGAGACATTCACTCGCATTTCTGGATATTGTGAGCAAAATGACATCCACTCTCCTTATGTTACTGTATACGAGTCCTTGCTCTACTCGGCCTGGCTTCGTCTATCCTCTGAAGTAAATTCCAAAACTAGAGAG ATGTTTGTTGAGGAAGTCATGGAACTTGTGGAGCTGAACCCTTTGAGACAAGCACTGGTGGGTTTGCCAGGTGTAAATGGTCTATCAACGGAGCAGCGTAAGAGGCTTACTATTGCAGTTGAGCTCGTGGCAAATCCCTCCATCATATTTATGGACGAGCCAACATCTGGGTTAGATGCAAGAGCTGCTGCAGTTGTTATGAGAACTGTTAGGAACACAGTGGACACTGGAAGAACGGTGGTATGCACAATCCATCAGCCAAGCATTGACATATTTGAAGCTTTTGATGCG CTGTTCCTTCTGAAGCGAGGGggacaagaaatatatgttggGCCATTGGGTCACCATTCTAGCCATCTTATCAAGTATTTTGAA gGAATTCCAGGGGTTAGTAAAATTAGAGATGGTTATAATCCAGCAACTTGGATGTTGGAAGTTACTGCTCCATCACAAGAAATAGCTTTGGGAGTTGATTTTGCTGCCATTTACAAAAGTTCAGAACTCTACAG GACAAAGCAACAAGATCTGTTTAATACAATGGGCTTCATGTATGTTGCCGTTTACTTCCTTGGTGTCCTAAATGTTTCGTCAGTGCAGCCAGTAGTAGATCTTGAAAGATCAGTCTTCTACAGAGAAAAAGGTGCCGGAATGTATTCACCCATGGCATATGCCTTTGCACAA GTTTTAATTGAGATCCCTTATATATTTGTTCAAGCTGCACCATATAGTCTTATAGTCTATGCAATGATTGGATTCGAATGGACTGCCGCGAAAttcttttggtttttattCTTCATGTTCTTCAGCTTGTTGTACTTCACATTCTTTGGCATGATGCTTGTGGCTTGGACGCCAAACCACCACATTGCTAGCATTGTATCAACTTTATTTTACGGATTATGGAACATCTTTTCAGGGTTCATTATCCCCAGAACA AGGATTCCTGTATGGTGGAGATGGTACTACTGGGCAAACCCTATAGCTTGGACATTGTATGGATTTTTTGCATCACAGTTTGGAGATGTACAAGATAGGCTTGAGTCAGGTGAAACAGTGAAACAGTTTTTGAGAAGTTATTATGGCTTCAAACATGATTTTCTAGGAGCTGTTGCAGCTGTTGTTTTTGTATTGCCATCGCTTTTTGCTTTTATCTTTGCTTTAGGAATTAGGGTGCTTAACTTCCAAAAGCgatag